From one Pontibacillus sp. HMF3514 genomic stretch:
- a CDS encoding S1C family serine protease, with protein sequence MGYYDDHVSSRNQHKRPGWIMPTVVGLILGAVLIILALPALIQSNILPYDITTPDETNDQVQADEDENQNDNDTTTETQDVNVDVTTQVTKVVDDVQETVVGVINIRRGSSNFFESQSAQQGTGSGVIYKKADGKAYVVTNHHVIQGADELEIELIDGTRIEAQLLGSDPYMDLAVLEMSSEKVGKAIKLGSSDNLKVGEPALAIGNPLGLEFAGSVTKGIISGKERAIPQDLNGDGRVDWNAEVVQTDAAINPGNSGGALINIKGELIGINSMKIAKSAVEGIGFAIPIDIAKPIIQDIEEDGEVTRPYMGVEAYSLADVPRAEWERTLKLPEQVTQGVFLRRVESASPADAAGLQKYDVITQLDGKQIKDIVDLRKHLYQEKEVGDQMEVTLYREGEKQTITMELSSSSY encoded by the coding sequence ATGGGTTATTATGATGATCATGTTTCTAGCCGAAACCAACATAAACGTCCAGGCTGGATCATGCCGACCGTTGTTGGTCTCATACTAGGAGCTGTACTTATTATTTTGGCATTGCCAGCATTAATTCAATCCAACATATTACCGTATGACATTACAACTCCTGACGAAACAAATGATCAGGTGCAAGCTGATGAAGATGAAAACCAAAATGATAATGATACGACTACAGAAACACAAGATGTAAATGTAGATGTCACTACACAAGTAACGAAAGTAGTGGATGATGTTCAAGAAACTGTTGTGGGTGTTATCAATATTCGTCGTGGTTCATCTAACTTTTTTGAAAGTCAATCAGCTCAACAAGGTACGGGTTCAGGAGTCATTTACAAAAAAGCGGATGGAAAAGCTTATGTGGTGACGAATCACCATGTTATACAAGGCGCAGACGAGCTCGAAATTGAACTAATCGATGGTACTCGTATCGAAGCGCAGTTACTTGGAAGTGATCCATATATGGATTTGGCAGTTTTAGAGATGAGTTCTGAAAAGGTGGGTAAAGCCATTAAGCTAGGGTCATCAGATAATCTAAAAGTGGGTGAGCCTGCTTTAGCAATTGGGAACCCATTAGGCCTTGAGTTTGCGGGATCCGTTACGAAAGGCATTATTAGTGGTAAAGAAAGAGCGATCCCACAAGATTTAAATGGAGATGGTCGAGTCGATTGGAATGCGGAAGTAGTCCAAACCGATGCCGCGATTAACCCAGGTAATAGTGGAGGGGCCTTAATCAATATTAAAGGTGAATTAATTGGAATTAACTCCATGAAAATTGCTAAATCAGCAGTAGAAGGGATAGGGTTTGCTATCCCAATTGACATCGCGAAGCCAATCATTCAGGATATCGAAGAAGATGGTGAAGTAACACGTCCATATATGGGGGTTGAAGCATACTCACTAGCCGATGTTCCTAGAGCTGAATGGGAGCGTACACTTAAACTGCCTGAGCAGGTAACACAAGGTGTATTCTTGCGCAGAGTAGAATCTGCTTCCCCAGCTGATGCTGCTGGTCTTCAAAAGTACGACGTGATTACTCAGTTAGATGGTAAACAGATTAAAGATATCGTTGATTTAAGAAAACACTTGTATCAAGAGAAAGAAGTAGGCGATCAAATGGAAGTAACGTTATATCGTGAGGGAGAAAAACAAACGATTACAATGGAACTGTCATCGTCTAGTTACTAA
- a CDS encoding MBL fold metallo-hydrolase produces the protein MSLHFSVLASGSTGNAFYIGTDNQKLLVDAGLSGKQMERLMNEVNIDPNELDGILVTHEHSDHIKGLGIMARRYQLPIYANEKTWMAMEDHIGKISTDQKFEFPMASVKDFGDIEVESFGVSHDAAEPMFFVFRNGGKKVALATDMGYVSDRIKKTIEDADAYIFESNHDVEMLRMGRYPWNVKRRILGDKGHVSNEDSAIALTDIIGNRTKRIYLAHLSQDNNMKDLARMSVGNILNERGIPLGNSIDLYDTDPKSATPIYTLNDV, from the coding sequence ATGAGTTTGCACTTTAGTGTGTTGGCATCAGGAAGTACCGGAAATGCTTTTTATATAGGAACAGACAATCAAAAATTGCTTGTTGATGCAGGTTTAAGCGGCAAGCAAATGGAGCGTCTCATGAATGAAGTAAATATTGATCCAAATGAGCTCGATGGAATCTTAGTGACTCATGAGCACAGTGATCATATTAAAGGACTAGGGATCATGGCCAGGCGCTATCAACTACCGATCTATGCGAATGAGAAAACATGGATGGCAATGGAGGATCATATTGGAAAGATTTCAACGGATCAAAAGTTTGAATTTCCGATGGCTTCTGTAAAAGATTTTGGAGATATTGAAGTTGAATCCTTTGGTGTCTCACATGATGCGGCAGAACCGATGTTTTTTGTGTTTCGTAATGGAGGGAAAAAGGTTGCCTTAGCTACAGATATGGGTTATGTTTCAGACCGTATAAAGAAAACAATTGAAGATGCAGATGCTTATATTTTTGAGTCTAATCATGATGTTGAAATGTTGCGTATGGGACGTTATCCATGGAATGTGAAGCGAAGAATTCTTGGAGATAAAGGTCACGTTTCGAATGAGGATTCGGCTATCGCATTAACAGATATAATTGGAAATAGAACCAAGCGTATTTATTTAGCCCATTTAAGTCAAGATAACAATATGAAAGACCTTGCACGTATGTCTGTGGGGAATATTTTGAATGAACGAGGCATACCTCTAGGAAACTCCATTGATTTATATGACACAGATCCAAAATCAGCAACCCCGATCTATACGCTGAACGATGTTTAA
- a CDS encoding two-component system regulatory protein YycI has product MQWGQIKTLFIICFLILDVFLVQQFFEKREQAQIGLLPDSTIEEQLEAEKITLGDLPKESIKETYISARRYVFNDEDQKKLDELENQSYEFFNDETILLSELEESVPIDVEASDEDITTKVKDQILYGDNYEYWGYNKEANKLLFFQSYKNNPIFFNESGVVIVFLNEDQEMTRYVQTMLDDFNKTGEKQELIKPKQAAITLFSRNELYNGDNVSDMNLGYYTLVPLSNGLQVFAPTWKILVNEERQYYVNAMEGQLISMDESTFVEDTIQNLLDQIEQ; this is encoded by the coding sequence GTGCAATGGGGACAAATTAAAACACTATTTATTATTTGCTTTCTGATTCTAGATGTCTTTCTCGTTCAACAATTCTTTGAAAAAAGGGAGCAAGCACAGATAGGATTGTTACCTGATTCAACCATTGAAGAACAGTTGGAAGCAGAAAAAATCACGCTCGGTGATTTGCCTAAAGAAAGTATAAAAGAGACATATATTTCTGCACGCCGTTATGTCTTTAATGATGAGGATCAGAAGAAGCTTGATGAATTAGAAAATCAATCCTACGAGTTTTTTAATGATGAAACGATATTATTATCGGAGCTTGAAGAATCTGTCCCTATAGATGTTGAAGCATCTGATGAGGATATAACAACCAAAGTAAAGGATCAGATTTTATATGGGGACAACTATGAGTATTGGGGATATAATAAAGAAGCAAATAAACTTCTTTTCTTCCAATCCTATAAAAATAACCCCATTTTCTTTAATGAAAGTGGCGTTGTAATTGTTTTTCTAAATGAAGATCAGGAAATGACTCGTTATGTTCAAACCATGCTTGATGATTTCAATAAAACAGGTGAAAAGCAAGAGCTTATTAAACCTAAGCAAGCAGCAATTACATTATTCTCTCGTAATGAGTTATATAACGGTGATAATGTATCGGATATGAATTTAGGATATTACACGCTCGTTCCACTTTCGAATGGATTACAGGTGTTTGCACCAACATGGAAGATTCTTGTGAATGAGGAACGTCAGTATTATGTGAATGCAATGGAAGGACAATTGATATCTATGGATGAAAGTACGTTTGTAGAAGATACAATTCAAAACCTTCTAGATCAGATAGAACAATAA
- a CDS encoding YycH family regulatory protein, which translates to MTWENVKSVLLTILVGTSLLLTLAIWNYQPQYDVLDKENIINDSTKIRSGSKESVKSIIQPKHIIFHQNNRIFSLAQLSEENELYKEIRTWPLTDFQYRAKGTYERDSTIEVVFPTPVPIQTLVNTYTVKEKEKEDLPELTVDRMLIQMSQQQSSSLVYFVSSDSEENIKAEIQNFDVYSNVEDYLVNPYGQVNYLAYEKNRKSPIYLPEGQVTLPMNTYPTRSINPDTFINVLFSNPNLVRPNSSNIGEEYYSDGTTRLRIYENETMMEFINPAETEYTLMDRSGLIRQSLEFVNDHNGWTDNYNIYHLSQNQNYIRYRLIKEGYPVFDDENRTLIEQRWKNQEIFEYQRALIQLQPPFGSQEITLRSGSDVLAYLEEAWKNYPPYLIKDIAVGYEMKRTGSSAEVYTLEPAWFIKLNDWQKITFDEGLMNQGGGR; encoded by the coding sequence ATGACGTGGGAAAATGTCAAGTCAGTTTTATTAACTATTTTAGTAGGTACAAGTCTACTACTTACACTCGCGATTTGGAATTACCAACCTCAATATGATGTCCTTGATAAAGAAAATATAATTAACGATTCAACGAAAATAAGAAGTGGTAGCAAGGAATCGGTTAAAAGTATCATACAACCAAAACATATTATTTTCCATCAAAACAATCGCATCTTTTCTTTAGCTCAGTTATCTGAAGAAAATGAGCTATATAAAGAAATTAGAACTTGGCCACTCACTGATTTTCAATATCGTGCGAAAGGCACATATGAAAGAGATTCTACGATAGAGGTTGTATTTCCAACACCTGTTCCAATCCAAACGCTTGTCAATACGTACACTGTGAAAGAGAAAGAGAAAGAAGACTTACCTGAGCTTACTGTTGATCGTATGTTAATACAGATGTCTCAGCAGCAATCCTCGAGCCTAGTTTACTTTGTATCAAGTGATAGCGAAGAAAATATTAAAGCTGAAATTCAAAACTTTGATGTGTATAGTAATGTAGAAGATTATCTTGTGAATCCGTATGGTCAAGTAAATTACTTAGCTTATGAGAAAAATCGTAAATCACCAATTTATTTACCTGAGGGGCAAGTAACTCTTCCGATGAACACGTATCCAACAAGATCAATCAATCCAGATACCTTCATTAATGTTCTCTTTAGTAATCCAAATCTAGTCCGTCCAAACTCCTCAAATATAGGAGAGGAATATTATTCAGATGGAACAACAAGATTACGTATTTATGAAAATGAGACTATGATGGAATTTATAAACCCCGCGGAAACAGAATATACACTTATGGACCGTTCGGGCTTGATTAGACAAAGCTTAGAATTTGTCAATGACCATAATGGTTGGACAGATAATTATAATATTTATCATCTTAGTCAGAATCAGAATTACATTCGTTACCGTTTAATTAAAGAAGGATATCCAGTATTTGATGATGAAAACCGCACTCTGATTGAACAGAGATGGAAGAACCAAGAGATATTTGAATATCAACGTGCACTTATTCAACTACAACCACCATTTGGTAGTCAGGAAATCACATTACGTTCAGGTAGTGACGTTCTTGCTTATCTTGAAGAAGCCTGGAAGAATTACCCTCCATATTTAATTAAAGATATTGCGGTTGGGTATGAAATGAAACGAACAGGTTCATCTGCAGAGGTGTATACATTGGAGCCTGCGTGGTTTATTAAGTTGAATGATTGGCAAAAAATCACATTTGATGAAGGACTTATGAATCAAGGAGGCGGTAGATAG
- the walK gene encoding cell wall metabolism sensor histidine kinase WalK, with the protein MKKVGFFQSIRLKFIIVIILLLLFPIQVIGAYFAQQLETQLLQNFKESIVDNVELLNYQLEQAFAKERSEEDPSLQKEVQSILSDFDAESISELRVINNKSRVIGTTNQLDQSDVGKRTIDYRVNRTLVLGQSDEEVLLNKNTGDRTLVMTVPIYQSNGNGDQENVAGVIYLEASLEGVYGQLQEINRIFANGTFLGVSISVLLGIVIARTITKPITEMRKQAKLMGDGDFSQKVNVYGRDEIGQLALSFNELNDKLKVAQATTESERRKLSSVLSNMTEGVIATDQTGSIILMNEPAARLIGKRIDDVEGEPLLDVLNIHDRLDDINEIQDTGSIIIDFSEEDQQLLLKASFSRVQFESEEMNGFITVLSDVTEQEKIERERREFVANVSHELRTPLTTMRSYLEALTDGAWEDKEIAPRFLGVTQNETERMIRLVNDLLQLSKMDNKDYKMYKEQVDFTGLFQHTIERFEFNKTEQIEFVRHLPEEEVWVWIDKDKMTQVLDNIISNAIKYSPEGGTITFIVDVMKQQQKLVVKISDEGVGIPEEKLNKIFERFYRVDKARSRNLGGTGLGLAISREMIEAHGGNIWAESKEGEGTTVLFTLPLMSQSRGDEE; encoded by the coding sequence ATGAAGAAAGTCGGATTTTTTCAGTCCATTCGTTTAAAGTTCATTATTGTCATCATATTGCTGCTGCTATTTCCTATTCAGGTAATAGGAGCATATTTTGCCCAGCAATTAGAAACCCAACTACTACAAAATTTTAAAGAATCGATTGTCGATAATGTTGAGCTGTTAAATTATCAGCTCGAACAGGCTTTTGCTAAGGAGCGGTCTGAGGAAGATCCATCTTTGCAAAAGGAAGTCCAATCGATTCTTTCTGATTTTGATGCGGAGTCCATATCAGAACTTCGGGTAATCAATAACAAAAGTCGTGTAATAGGAACAACTAACCAATTAGATCAAAGCGACGTAGGAAAACGAACAATAGATTACAGAGTAAACCGTACATTAGTATTGGGGCAAAGCGATGAAGAAGTTTTACTAAATAAAAACACGGGTGATCGAACGTTAGTTATGACGGTTCCTATTTATCAATCTAATGGGAATGGTGATCAAGAGAATGTGGCCGGGGTTATTTACTTAGAAGCAAGCCTTGAAGGGGTTTATGGGCAGCTTCAAGAAATTAACCGTATTTTTGCCAATGGAACATTTTTAGGTGTATCAATATCCGTTTTGCTCGGTATTGTGATTGCACGGACCATTACAAAGCCGATTACTGAAATGAGAAAGCAAGCTAAGTTAATGGGAGACGGAGACTTTTCTCAAAAAGTAAATGTATATGGACGAGATGAGATTGGCCAATTAGCTCTGTCTTTTAATGAATTAAATGATAAGTTAAAAGTTGCTCAAGCAACTACAGAGAGTGAAAGAAGGAAATTGAGCTCAGTACTTTCCAACATGACTGAAGGAGTTATTGCTACGGACCAAACTGGATCAATTATATTAATGAATGAGCCGGCTGCGAGGCTTATTGGTAAGCGTATAGATGATGTAGAAGGCGAACCATTATTAGATGTACTTAATATACATGATCGTCTTGATGACATAAATGAAATCCAAGATACAGGCTCTATTATTATTGACTTCAGTGAAGAAGACCAACAATTACTTCTTAAAGCTAGCTTCTCTAGGGTTCAATTTGAAAGTGAAGAGATGAATGGTTTTATTACCGTACTTAGTGATGTCACGGAGCAAGAAAAGATTGAGAGAGAACGTCGAGAGTTTGTGGCTAACGTTTCACATGAATTAAGGACGCCTCTTACAACAATGAGGAGTTATTTAGAAGCTTTAACAGATGGTGCGTGGGAAGACAAAGAAATTGCTCCACGTTTTCTAGGTGTTACTCAAAATGAAACAGAACGTATGATTCGTCTGGTAAATGATTTGCTTCAACTGTCTAAAATGGATAATAAAGACTACAAGATGTATAAAGAACAAGTAGATTTTACAGGTTTGTTTCAACATACAATTGAACGATTTGAGTTTAATAAGACGGAGCAAATAGAGTTTGTACGCCATTTACCTGAAGAAGAAGTTTGGGTATGGATTGATAAAGATAAAATGACTCAAGTACTCGATAACATTATTTCTAACGCCATTAAGTATTCTCCAGAGGGAGGAACGATTACATTTATCGTAGATGTAATGAAACAACAGCAGAAGCTTGTTGTAAAAATATCAGATGAAGGTGTAGGTATTCCGGAAGAAAAGCTTAATAAGATTTTTGAACGCTTCTATCGTGTAGATAAGGCACGTTCGAGAAATCTTGGAGGAACAGGCTTAGGTTTAGCTATTTCCAGGGAAATGATCGAAGCACACGGTGGTAACATCTGGGCTGAAAGTAAGGAAGGAGAAGGAACAACGGTTCTCTTCACACTTCCGCTCATGAGTCAATCGCGGGGTGATGAAGAATGA
- the yycF gene encoding response regulator YycF: MSFKVLVVDDEKPIADILKFNLEKEGYQVVCAYDGDEAIELANQEKPNLVLLDIMLPSKDGMEVCREIRKNHNMPIIMLTAKDSEIDKVLGLELGADDYVTKPFNNRELIARVKANLRRHQQQPEDRTKTNNDIKIGKLVIHPDAYTVTRDGEQIELTHREFELLHYLARSIGQVMTREHLLETVWGYDYYGDVRTVDVTVRRLREKIEENPSTPMWIVTRRGVGYYLRNPEQE, from the coding sequence ATGAGTTTTAAAGTTCTAGTAGTAGATGATGAAAAACCCATTGCAGATATTTTGAAATTTAATCTTGAAAAAGAAGGATATCAGGTAGTATGTGCCTATGATGGTGACGAGGCCATTGAGCTCGCTAATCAGGAAAAACCGAACTTAGTTTTGTTAGATATTATGTTGCCTAGTAAAGATGGTATGGAGGTTTGTCGAGAAATTCGAAAAAACCACAATATGCCGATTATCATGCTGACAGCAAAGGATTCTGAAATTGATAAAGTATTGGGGCTTGAATTAGGAGCTGATGATTACGTAACGAAGCCGTTTAACAATCGTGAGTTAATTGCGCGTGTTAAAGCAAATTTACGACGCCATCAACAGCAGCCTGAGGATAGAACGAAGACCAATAATGATATAAAAATTGGAAAACTGGTTATTCATCCAGATGCATATACCGTTACGCGTGATGGAGAGCAGATTGAGCTTACTCATCGTGAATTTGAATTGCTGCATTATTTAGCTAGAAGTATTGGACAGGTAATGACGCGTGAACATCTTCTTGAAACGGTATGGGGATATGATTATTACGGAGATGTGCGTACAGTCGACGTAACGGTACGTCGACTTCGAGAAAAGATTGAAGAGAACCCAAGTACACCAATGTGGATCGTGACAAGAAGAGGGGTCGGCTACTATTTAAGAAATCCTGAGCAGGAGTAG
- a CDS encoding M23 family metallopeptidase, whose product MWPKKRNAKKSNQMDATKQDSAPIWKKVILTTCLGLGITAGSVYAESFESSIPTVYHVYVDGEHIGTVDDREVVESYIGERVDQAEQQFKDLDLTIGENVTYIPEKMFRPSYNNKKVLSSLKEDLSIKVEATRIEIDGELLGYVEDRKDADQAIEQIKQKYVSKAVLDKVSKSNFDSSTIDLEIGDSTVLDVSLSQKVSFSEEKVVPQEIFSVKQLVKLLEKGTLKEKVHTIKSGEVLGNVASNYNLSTQEMLDLNPDLKQNSILHVGQKVKVTAPDSLLDVKVTEEIRKRETIDYETEVKESDDMYKGQKKVEQKGQEGSKEMHFKVIKMNGEVVEKELLKEKVLKEPVKKIVIKGTKVIPSRGTGNFSWPAVGGVITSKLGWRWGSYHKGIDIAGVSNRTLKAADNGVVKSAGWQGGYGNKVVIDHNNGYKTVYAHMSSVKVKAGQTVRKGQAIGVMGTTGHSTGVHLHFELYKNGSVQNPLKYISR is encoded by the coding sequence GTGTGGCCGAAGAAGCGTAATGCGAAAAAAAGCAATCAAATGGATGCCACAAAACAAGATTCAGCTCCGATCTGGAAAAAAGTTATTCTAACAACCTGTTTAGGTTTAGGTATAACAGCAGGGTCTGTATATGCCGAGAGTTTCGAGAGTTCAATTCCAACGGTGTATCATGTTTATGTGGATGGTGAGCATATTGGCACGGTAGATGACCGTGAAGTTGTAGAATCTTATATTGGTGAACGTGTAGATCAAGCTGAACAACAATTCAAAGATTTAGATTTAACAATTGGAGAAAATGTAACCTACATACCTGAGAAGATGTTCAGACCATCTTATAACAATAAAAAGGTATTAAGTAGTTTAAAAGAAGACTTATCAATAAAAGTAGAAGCTACCAGGATCGAAATCGATGGTGAACTGCTTGGCTATGTAGAGGATCGCAAAGATGCTGATCAAGCAATTGAGCAAATTAAGCAAAAGTATGTGTCAAAAGCTGTTTTAGATAAAGTTTCTAAATCTAACTTTGATTCAAGTACTATTGATTTGGAAATTGGTGATTCTACAGTATTAGACGTTTCACTATCTCAAAAAGTTTCATTTTCAGAGGAAAAAGTAGTTCCTCAAGAGATTTTTTCAGTAAAACAGTTAGTAAAGCTTTTAGAAAAAGGGACCTTAAAAGAAAAGGTTCACACGATTAAATCTGGAGAAGTATTAGGTAATGTAGCGAGTAACTATAATTTATCTACCCAAGAAATGTTGGACTTAAACCCTGATTTAAAACAAAATTCCATTTTACATGTAGGTCAAAAAGTTAAAGTGACTGCTCCTGATTCTTTATTAGATGTTAAGGTAACAGAGGAAATCCGTAAGAGAGAAACAATTGATTATGAGACGGAAGTAAAAGAATCAGATGATATGTATAAAGGTCAAAAGAAAGTAGAACAAAAAGGGCAAGAAGGTTCTAAAGAAATGCATTTTAAAGTCATCAAAATGAATGGTGAAGTTGTTGAGAAAGAATTGCTCAAGGAAAAAGTGCTAAAAGAACCTGTTAAGAAAATTGTAATTAAGGGCACAAAAGTTATCCCATCTCGTGGTACTGGAAACTTTAGCTGGCCAGCAGTTGGTGGTGTGATCACTAGTAAGCTTGGTTGGAGATGGGGCTCTTACCACAAAGGCATTGATATTGCAGGCGTAAGTAATCGCACACTTAAAGCTGCTGATAATGGTGTTGTTAAATCAGCTGGATGGCAAGGTGGTTATGGCAACAAAGTTGTTATTGATCATAATAATGGCTACAAAACCGTATATGCACACATGTCATCTGTTAAAGTAAAAGCTGGTCAGACAGTAAGAAAAGGTCAAGCGATCGGCGTCATGGGTACAACAGGACACTCAACCGGAGTGCACCTCCATTTTGAACTTTATAAAAATGGCAGCGTTCAAAACCCATTAAAATATATAAGTCGGTAA
- a CDS encoding NUDIX domain-containing protein, whose translation MEIEMLKVFNEEYQSQGIASRDEVHKKGLWHETFHCWLVSKNKDTYFIYLQLRSKTKKDFPNLLDITAAGHLLENETVREGVREVEEELGINVAFKDLISLGVMKDCLVTDEIIDHELTNVFLLMWNGEIKDFRLQEDEVSGIVKVDLDQFIDLWSGKTDHIVVEGIDYKNNFIHSKVSLENFVPHETSYIKNVLKGISNVLNHY comes from the coding sequence ATGGAAATAGAAATGCTCAAAGTGTTTAATGAAGAGTATCAGAGTCAAGGTATAGCATCTCGTGATGAAGTACATAAGAAGGGACTTTGGCACGAGACATTTCATTGTTGGTTAGTTAGCAAAAATAAAGATACATATTTTATTTATCTACAATTAAGGAGTAAGACAAAAAAAGATTTCCCAAACTTACTTGATATAACAGCAGCTGGTCATTTGCTTGAAAATGAAACCGTTAGAGAGGGTGTAAGAGAAGTAGAAGAGGAACTAGGTATAAATGTAGCCTTTAAAGATCTAATATCTCTCGGAGTCATGAAAGATTGTTTGGTAACGGATGAAATAATAGATCATGAGTTAACAAATGTGTTTTTATTGATGTGGAATGGAGAAATAAAAGACTTTAGGTTGCAAGAAGATGAAGTCTCTGGGATAGTTAAAGTTGATTTAGATCAATTCATAGATTTATGGTCTGGAAAAACCGATCATATAGTTGTTGAAGGCATAGATTACAAGAATAACTTCATCCATAGCAAGGTGAGTTTGGAAAATTTTGTTCCACATGAAACATCGTATATAAAAAATGTTTTAAAAGGAATAAGTAACGTACTTAATCATTACTAA
- a CDS encoding adenylosuccinate synthase, translating into MSSVVVVGTQWGDEGKGKITDFLSEQAKVVARYQGGDNAGHTIQFEGETYKLHLIPSGIFYKDKDCVMGNGMVINPKALVRELKYLHDRGISTDNLRISNRAHVILPYHLKLDEMQEQHKGTNKIGTTKKGIGPAYMDKVGRNGIRIADLLDKEMFREKLETNLKEKNAVLEHVYGVEPYKVEDILDEYYEYAEQFSAYVCDTSKLLNNAIDEDLPVLFEGAQGVMLDIDHGTYPFVTSSNPSAGGVTVGAGVGPTQIKQVVGVSKAYTTRVGDGPFPTELHDETGDQIREVGREYGTTTGRPRRVGWFDTVVVRHARRVSGITALSLNSIDVLTGIETLKICTGYKYNGDVLDEYPANLNVLAECEPVYEEMPGWTEDITGVRHFEDLPENAQNYVNRISELTGIPIAVFSVGPDRVQTNVLIDVYK; encoded by the coding sequence ATGTCTTCAGTAGTAGTTGTCGGTACACAATGGGGAGATGAAGGTAAGGGTAAGATTACAGATTTTTTATCTGAACAAGCGAAGGTTGTCGCTCGCTATCAAGGTGGTGACAATGCAGGTCACACTATTCAATTTGAAGGAGAAACCTACAAGCTTCACTTGATCCCATCTGGTATCTTTTACAAAGATAAGGATTGTGTAATGGGAAATGGAATGGTTATTAACCCAAAGGCATTGGTAAGAGAACTTAAATATTTACATGATCGAGGTATCTCAACCGATAATCTTAGAATTAGTAACCGTGCGCATGTTATTTTGCCGTATCATCTCAAATTAGATGAGATGCAGGAACAACACAAGGGAACGAATAAAATTGGTACAACGAAAAAAGGTATTGGTCCAGCTTACATGGATAAAGTTGGACGTAACGGCATTCGTATCGCTGATTTATTAGATAAAGAGATGTTCCGCGAGAAGTTAGAAACGAACTTGAAAGAAAAGAACGCTGTGTTGGAACACGTATATGGTGTAGAACCTTATAAGGTAGAAGATATTCTAGATGAATACTATGAATATGCAGAGCAATTCTCTGCTTATGTATGTGATACATCTAAACTTCTTAATAACGCAATTGATGAAGATCTGCCAGTTCTTTTTGAAGGGGCACAAGGGGTTATGTTGGACATTGATCATGGAACATACCCATTTGTTACATCTTCTAACCCTTCTGCTGGTGGTGTAACGGTAGGTGCCGGCGTAGGACCTACTCAAATAAAACAAGTTGTGGGCGTATCGAAAGCCTATACAACGCGTGTCGGAGATGGCCCTTTTCCAACTGAATTACATGATGAAACAGGAGATCAAATTCGAGAAGTAGGTCGTGAATATGGAACAACAACTGGTCGTCCAAGACGTGTTGGATGGTTCGATACTGTAGTTGTTCGTCATGCGCGTCGTGTGAGCGGAATTACAGCATTGTCTCTCAATTCTATTGATGTATTAACAGGAATTGAAACGTTAAAAATTTGCACAGGTTATAAATATAATGGTGATGTGTTGGATGAATACCCAGCTAACTTAAATGTATTAGCTGAGTGTGAACCGGTATATGAGGAAATGCCAGGATGGACAGAAGATATCACAGGAGTTCGTCACTTTGAAGACCTCCCTGAGAATGCACAGAACTATGTGAATCGTATTTCTGAATTAACGGGCATACCAATTGCTGTATTTTCAGTAGGTCCTGATCGTGTACAGACGAATGTGTTAATTGATGTATATAAATAA